Proteins from one Diorhabda carinulata isolate Delta chromosome 10, icDioCari1.1, whole genome shotgun sequence genomic window:
- the LOC130898788 gene encoding proton-coupled amino acid transporter-like protein pathetic isoform X1: protein MSTKSQNAEAELDSFLPQDNSNTNGITKYKLSSTGDVESNHAVFDPFKARQLAHPVSNCDTLTHLLKASLGTGILSMPAAFKASGLGMGIFLTIVVSVICTHCSYILVTSAHELYKKTRRTQMSFGDVAEESCLRGPAWGKKFAPYARQIIQIGLLVTYFMTCSCYTVIMANNFNYVVNHYIGYEIEVRKTIAILLVPLIFLVYVPNLKYLAPFSMAANGFMAVSLGITFYYLVINLKEINSVPMVAPISTMPIFFSITIFAIEAIGVIMPLENNMGSPQSFVGLCGVLNQGMSGVTLVYILIGFFGYLAFGDNVAGAVTLNLPKNAYAAQAVNILVGGAVFCTFGLQFYVCIDIMWNFIKDRYAKRQQLANYVMRTVMTFLCVTLAIAVPTIVPFVSLIGAFCFSILGLAVPIVIEMLTFWDKGFGKFNWKIYKNIVVVVVAVMALIFGSKSAIEDIIEMYSSNALLNNDTLYNSTSVSSINASSILIETTTDLSLNSTA from the exons ATG tCTACGAAATCTCAAAACGCCGAAGCGGAATTAGACAGTTTTTTACCGCAAGATAATTCTAATACTAACGGAATAACAAA atataaacTTTCTTCTACGGGTGATGTGGAATCAAATCACGCGGTTTTCGATCCGTTCAAAGCCAGACAACTTGCTCACCCTGTATC taattgcGATACTCTCACTCATCTTTTAAAAGCTTCCTTAGGAACCGGAATATTATCCATGCCGGCGGCTTTTAAAGCTTCCGGTTTAGGCATGGGGATTTTTTTAACGATCGTAGTATCGGTCATTTGTACACattgttcatatattttg GTTACGAGTGCTCacgaattatataaaaaaacgagACGCACCCAAATGAGTTTCGGGGACGTGGCAGAAGAATCCTGTCTAAGAGGTCCTGCATGGGGTAAAAAATTCGCGCCTTACGCtag ACAAATAATACAAATCGGTCTTCTTGTAACGTATTTTATGACGTGTAGTTGTTACACTGTGATAATGGCGAACAATTTCAACTACGTCGTCAACCATTACATAGGTTACGAAATAGAAGTTCGAAAAACTATAGCGATTTTATTGGTGCCGTTAATATTTTTGGTATACGTACCGAATTTGAAATACCTGGCGCCGTTTTCGATGGCCGCGAACGGTTTCATGGCCGTCAGTTTAGGCATAACTTTCTATTATTTGGTcataaatttgaaagaaataaattccGTACCGATGGTAGCCCCGATCAGTACCATGCCGATATTTTTCAGCATCACCATATTCGCCATCGAAGCTATCGGCGTG ATAATGCCGTTGGAAAACAACATGGGATCCCCGCAATCTTTCGTAGGATTATGCGGTGTTTTGAATCAAGGTATGAGCGGAGTTACCCTCGTATATATCTTGATAGGATTCTTCGGGTATTTGGCATTCGGCGATAACGTCGCAGGCGCGGTTACGTTAAATCTCCCGAAAAACGCTTA CGCCGCTCAAGCCGTCAATATATTAGTGGGGGGAGCGGTGTTTTGTACGTTCGGGCTGCAATTTTACGTGTGCATCGACATCATGTGGAATTTCATCAAAGATCGTTACGCTAAACGACAACAACTCGCCAATTACGTAATGCGTACCGTAATGACGTTTCTTTGCGTTACGTTAGCGATAGCGGTACCGACGATCGTGCCGTTCGTTTCTTTGATCGGGGCTTTTTGTTTTTCGATATTAGGTCTGGCGGTACCGATCGTCATCGAAATGTTGACGTTTTGGGATAAGGGATTCGGAAAAttcaattggaaaatttataaaaatatcgttgTAGTTGTAGTGGCCGTTATGGCGCTCATTTTCGGCTCTAAATCTGCCATCGAAGATATAATCGAAATGTATTCGAGTAATGCTTTATTGAATAATGATACTTTGTATAATTCGACGTCGGTTTCTTCCATAAACGCCTCATCGATTCTAATCGAAACTACGACGGATTTATCGTTGAATTCGACTGCGTGA
- the LOC130898788 gene encoding proton-coupled amino acid transporter-like protein pathetic isoform X2, whose protein sequence is MPAAFKASGLGMGIFLTIVVSVICTHCSYILVTSAHELYKKTRRTQMSFGDVAEESCLRGPAWGKKFAPYARQIIQIGLLVTYFMTCSCYTVIMANNFNYVVNHYIGYEIEVRKTIAILLVPLIFLVYVPNLKYLAPFSMAANGFMAVSLGITFYYLVINLKEINSVPMVAPISTMPIFFSITIFAIEAIGVIMPLENNMGSPQSFVGLCGVLNQGMSGVTLVYILIGFFGYLAFGDNVAGAVTLNLPKNAYAAQAVNILVGGAVFCTFGLQFYVCIDIMWNFIKDRYAKRQQLANYVMRTVMTFLCVTLAIAVPTIVPFVSLIGAFCFSILGLAVPIVIEMLTFWDKGFGKFNWKIYKNIVVVVVAVMALIFGSKSAIEDIIEMYSSNALLNNDTLYNSTSVSSINASSILIETTTDLSLNSTA, encoded by the exons ATGCCGGCGGCTTTTAAAGCTTCCGGTTTAGGCATGGGGATTTTTTTAACGATCGTAGTATCGGTCATTTGTACACattgttcatatattttg GTTACGAGTGCTCacgaattatataaaaaaacgagACGCACCCAAATGAGTTTCGGGGACGTGGCAGAAGAATCCTGTCTAAGAGGTCCTGCATGGGGTAAAAAATTCGCGCCTTACGCtag ACAAATAATACAAATCGGTCTTCTTGTAACGTATTTTATGACGTGTAGTTGTTACACTGTGATAATGGCGAACAATTTCAACTACGTCGTCAACCATTACATAGGTTACGAAATAGAAGTTCGAAAAACTATAGCGATTTTATTGGTGCCGTTAATATTTTTGGTATACGTACCGAATTTGAAATACCTGGCGCCGTTTTCGATGGCCGCGAACGGTTTCATGGCCGTCAGTTTAGGCATAACTTTCTATTATTTGGTcataaatttgaaagaaataaattccGTACCGATGGTAGCCCCGATCAGTACCATGCCGATATTTTTCAGCATCACCATATTCGCCATCGAAGCTATCGGCGTG ATAATGCCGTTGGAAAACAACATGGGATCCCCGCAATCTTTCGTAGGATTATGCGGTGTTTTGAATCAAGGTATGAGCGGAGTTACCCTCGTATATATCTTGATAGGATTCTTCGGGTATTTGGCATTCGGCGATAACGTCGCAGGCGCGGTTACGTTAAATCTCCCGAAAAACGCTTA CGCCGCTCAAGCCGTCAATATATTAGTGGGGGGAGCGGTGTTTTGTACGTTCGGGCTGCAATTTTACGTGTGCATCGACATCATGTGGAATTTCATCAAAGATCGTTACGCTAAACGACAACAACTCGCCAATTACGTAATGCGTACCGTAATGACGTTTCTTTGCGTTACGTTAGCGATAGCGGTACCGACGATCGTGCCGTTCGTTTCTTTGATCGGGGCTTTTTGTTTTTCGATATTAGGTCTGGCGGTACCGATCGTCATCGAAATGTTGACGTTTTGGGATAAGGGATTCGGAAAAttcaattggaaaatttataaaaatatcgttgTAGTTGTAGTGGCCGTTATGGCGCTCATTTTCGGCTCTAAATCTGCCATCGAAGATATAATCGAAATGTATTCGAGTAATGCTTTATTGAATAATGATACTTTGTATAATTCGACGTCGGTTTCTTCCATAAACGCCTCATCGATTCTAATCGAAACTACGACGGATTTATCGTTGAATTCGACTGCGTGA
- the LOC130898786 gene encoding uncharacterized protein LOC130898786 → MDKIATENLFLLEFLVDNVNLDPSCDCDEVEGEKCVSFQFLDNAPLDVCEADFNPQRNYISNCPKDTNIKSGKSCLFSLSPEQAEEAINKLDIYVSIYKKMPPGSWIPENVEIGSALISIANLFEELINCITTSTGEESTSPTAKTLKDSFDISTPEGEICGKIGVYIRLSCFGKLIVTQFQMNLQDKSVLFKDKEGKSLYRYKKGGKGGKNGDKCTPKTNKNNGKRYNDSCPTTPCGGDARAPVRNNSNGQPTPGDCPVTSPTSASPFDNTGKVCVDNCPLKPCLIDQNNPGVGNATMGFNVAGGQYNYNGGGMGFNPAPMGFPGMVPQAPCMECGNIPNAPCLPPTQYGPYGGGFNGVLGNPMMRGGTGSIGQPCSECSPCPNADDSCACAKSDPEGNYQEIGASMGGNSLTIRVHKDNKIEPADDDESGSCICKNAKNNMNLNIEPGIKQAGKELPFAFRMGQQGQGQTGGVVVNPPTCTAANGAKVTEFSDPNKELFVLRIGKKSEGVDKKQNLELELCTPKGPERKPIPQKKSTDTQYDPNDAGPETKGKGKGKGKGKGKGKGKKK, encoded by the exons ATGGATAAGATAGCGACGgaaaatctttttcttttgGAATTTCTAGTGGACAACGTTAATTTGGATCCGTCCTGCGATTGCGACGAAGTCGAAGGTGAAAAATGCGTGTCgtttcaatttttagataaCGCACCTTTGGATGTATGCGAAGCCGATTTTAACCCTCAAAG aaACTATATATCGAATTGTCCGAAAGATACCAACATAAAAAGTGGCAAATCGTGTTTATTTTCCCTATCACCTGAACAAGCCGAAGAAGCAATCAATAAGTTAGACATTTACGTTTCGATTTATAAGAAAATGCCTCCTGGTAGTTGGATACCGGAAAATGTAGAAATCGGTAGCGCTCTTATATCAATAGCTAATTTATTCGAGGAACTTATAAATTGCATAACAACTTCCACGGGGGAAGAAA GTACTTCTCCTACAGCGAAAACATTGAAAGATTCTTTCGATATCAGTACACCCGAAGGAGAAATATGCGGAAAAATAGGCGTTTATATAAGATTATCGTGTTTCGGAAAACTCATAGTGACacaatttcaaatgaatttgcaagataaatcagttttatttaaaGATAAAGAAGGAAAATCTTTATATAGGTACAAAAAAGGCGGAAAAG gtgGTAAAAACGGTGATAAATGTACAcctaaaactaataaaaacaacGGAAAACGTTATAACGATTCATGTCCTACTACTCCATGCGGCGGGGACGCTAGAGCTCCCGTTCGAAATAATTCAAACGGACAACCAACACCTGGCGATTGTCCCGTAACTTCTCCAACTTCAGCATCTCCTTTCGATAATACCGGAAAAGTATGCGTGGATAATTGTCCGTTAAAACCGTGTTTGATAGATCAAAATAACCCGG gAGTTGGTAATGCGACGATGGGTTTTAACGTAGCAGGAGGACAATATAATTACAACGGCGGTGGAATGGGTTTTAATCCAGCTCCAATGGGATTTCCCGGTATGGTTCCACAAGCTCCTTGTATGGAATGCGGTAATATTCCGAACGCTCCTTGTTTACCACCGACGCAGTACGGACCCTACGGTGGCGGTTTTAACGGAGTTTTGGGAAACCCGATGATGCGCGGTGGTACCGGTAGCATCGGTCAACCGTGTTCGGAATGTTCTCCTTGTCCTAACGCCGATGATTCATGCGCTTGCGCGAAATCAGATCCGGAAGGTAATTACCAAGAAATCGGCGCTTCGATGGGGGGAAATTCTTTAACGATAAGAGTAcataaagataataaaatagaacCGGCCGATGACGACGAATCTGGTAGTTGCATATGCAAAAACGCGAAAAACAACATGAATCTCAACATAGAACCCGGTATAAAGCAAGCCGGCAAAGAATTACCTTTCGCTTTTAGAATGG gtCAACAGGGTCAAGGTCAGACAGGTGGCGTTGTGGTAAATCCTCCGACTTGTACGGCCGCGAACGGAGCTAAAGTTACCGAATTTTCGGATCCTAATAAAGAATTGTTCGTATTGAGGATCGGGAAAAAAAGCGAAGGTgtagataaaaaacaaaatttggaattgGAACTTTGTACGCCGAAAGGTCCGGAACGGAAACCGATACCGCAAAAAAAATCGACGGATACGCAATACGATCCCAACGATGCCGGTCCGGAAACGAAAGGTAAGGGGAAAGGTAAAGGAAAGGGTAAAGGGAAGGGTAAAGGAAAGAAGAAATGA